In one window of Streptomyces griseus subsp. griseus DNA:
- a CDS encoding bifunctional metallophosphatase/5'-nucleotidase, whose amino-acid sequence MSATPQKKRASRRVLAAAAGLATVGALVAAMPAGAQDRGHGHGHGHGHGHKPRTVDVQLLSFNDLHGNLEPPAGSAGNVSETQPDGTVKAIPAGGVEYLATSLRTARKGNPYSVTAAGGDMVGASPLLSGLFHDEPTIEALNKLKLDVTSVGNHEFDEGATELARLQNGGCHPVEGCYEKGKKFKGADFPYLAANVTKEKTGKPLLKPYTIWKKNGVKIGFIGVTLEGTPDIVTANGVKGLKFHDEVETINKYAKELDRKGVKSIVALIHEGGAPASTSYNYDCDSPGPGAGISGPILDIAKGITPKVDALVTGHTHQAYVCTVPDPAGKPRMVTSASSFGKLYTDTTLTYDLRTKDIVRTSVKSANHVVTRDQPKAADMTSLIDRWNKLAAPIANRPQGWISADINGRGSTAPEKPLGNVIADAQLEGLAPADKGGAEVAFMNPGGIRADLVYKASGGEGDGVVTYGEAFTVQPFTNMMNVVDLTGAQLVSALQQQVSGPNEASPKILQVSKGLTYTLDLTKTGAARVVTDSIKLNGDAIDPARTYRVAMNEFLAGGGDGFPALGQGTNKLVGASDLDLFNAYLAAHSTATSPLAPPATDRITVVQ is encoded by the coding sequence ATGTCAGCGACTCCGCAGAAGAAACGTGCCTCCCGGCGGGTGCTCGCCGCCGCGGCCGGTCTGGCCACCGTGGGCGCGCTCGTCGCCGCGATGCCGGCCGGGGCCCAGGACCGGGGCCACGGGCACGGCCACGGCCATGGGCACGGCCACAAGCCCCGTACCGTCGACGTCCAGTTGCTGTCCTTCAACGACCTGCACGGCAACCTGGAGCCCCCGGCCGGCTCGGCGGGCAACGTCTCCGAGACCCAGCCCGACGGCACGGTGAAGGCGATCCCGGCCGGTGGCGTCGAGTACCTGGCGACCTCCCTGCGCACCGCGCGCAAGGGCAACCCGTACTCCGTCACGGCGGCCGGCGGCGACATGGTCGGCGCGAGCCCGCTGCTGTCGGGCCTCTTCCACGACGAGCCGACGATCGAGGCGCTCAACAAGCTCAAGCTGGACGTCACGTCCGTCGGCAACCACGAGTTCGACGAGGGCGCGACCGAGCTGGCCCGCCTCCAGAACGGCGGCTGCCACCCGGTCGAGGGCTGTTACGAGAAGGGCAAGAAGTTCAAGGGCGCGGACTTCCCCTACCTGGCGGCCAACGTCACCAAGGAGAAGACCGGCAAGCCGCTGCTGAAGCCGTACACGATCTGGAAAAAGAACGGCGTCAAGATCGGCTTCATCGGGGTGACCCTGGAGGGCACGCCGGACATCGTCACCGCGAACGGGGTCAAGGGCCTCAAGTTCCACGACGAGGTCGAGACGATCAACAAGTACGCCAAGGAGCTGGACCGCAAGGGCGTCAAGTCCATCGTGGCCCTGATCCACGAGGGCGGGGCCCCGGCCTCCACCTCGTACAACTACGACTGCGACAGCCCCGGCCCGGGCGCCGGCATCTCCGGCCCGATCCTGGACATCGCCAAGGGGATCACGCCGAAGGTGGACGCCCTGGTCACGGGCCACACCCACCAGGCGTACGTCTGCACCGTCCCGGACCCGGCGGGCAAGCCGCGCATGGTCACCTCGGCCTCCTCGTTCGGCAAGCTGTACACGGACACCACGCTCACCTACGACCTGCGGACCAAGGACATCGTCCGTACGTCGGTGAAGTCCGCGAACCACGTCGTGACCCGGGACCAGCCCAAGGCCGCCGACATGACGAGCCTGATCGACCGCTGGAACAAGCTGGCCGCACCGATCGCCAACCGGCCGCAGGGCTGGATCAGCGCAGACATCAACGGCCGCGGCTCCACGGCCCCCGAGAAGCCGCTCGGCAACGTCATCGCCGACGCCCAGCTCGAAGGCCTCGCCCCGGCCGACAAGGGCGGCGCGGAAGTCGCGTTCATGAACCCGGGCGGCATCCGCGCGGACCTGGTCTACAAGGCGTCCGGCGGTGAGGGCGACGGGGTCGTCACGTACGGCGAGGCGTTCACCGTCCAGCCGTTCACCAACATGATGAACGTCGTCGACCTGACCGGCGCCCAGCTGGTCTCCGCACTCCAGCAGCAGGTCAGCGGTCCCAACGAGGCCAGCCCGAAGATCCTCCAGGTCTCCAAGGGCCTCACCTACACCCTGGACCTGACGAAGACCGGCGCGGCCCGTGTGGTCACCGACTCCATCAAGCTGAACGGCGACGCCATCGACCCGGCGCGCACCTACCGCGTCGCGATGAACGAGTTCCTCGCGGGCGGCGGCGACGGCTTCCCGGCCCTCGGCCAGGGCACGAACAAGCTGGTCGGCGCCTCCGACCTGGACCTGTTCAACGCCTACCTGGCGGCCCACTCCACGGCCACGTCCCCGCTGGCCCCGCCGGCGACGGACCGGATCACGGTCGTGCAGTAA